In Monodelphis domestica isolate mMonDom1 chromosome 3, mMonDom1.pri, whole genome shotgun sequence, the following proteins share a genomic window:
- the FAM210A gene encoding protein FAM210A produces MQWNLVRTVSRMANRTCLVSHGAGSIGQSQRIKGVLYKAWPKIILVQCPQNHWLHVSSTQHISKEKKAVDVSHHKQQKEETSPEMVISSRGTEKKEDLDPLQDKSSNLFQRFKKTFRQYGKVMIPVHLVTSSIWFGTFYYAASKGMNVVPFLELIGLPDSIVDILKNSQSGNALTAYALFKIATPARYTVTLGGTSITVKYLRSRGFMSTPPPVKEYLQDRMEETKELITEKMGETKERLTEKLQETKEKVSFKKKVE; encoded by the exons ATGCAGTGGAATTTAGTACGGACTGTCTCTCGGATGGCAAATAGGACATGTTTGGTCTCACATGGGGCTGGTTCTATTGGGCAGTCTCAAAGAATAAAAGGAGTCTTATATAAAGCTTGGCCCAAGATTATTTTGGTTCAGTGTCCTCAAAACCACTGGCTACATGTATCTTCTACACAGCATATCTCAAAGGAAAAGAAGGCAGTAGATGTTTCTCACcataaacaacaaaaagaagaaacttCACCAGAGATGGTTATATCATCCCGAGGAACTGAGAAAAAGGAAGATCTTGATCCTTTACAAGACAAATCTAGTAATCTTTTTCAGCGATTTAAGAAAACATTTAGACAATATGGAAAAGTTATGATTCCAGTACACTTAGTGACTTCCAGTATTTGGTTTGGAACATTTTATTATGCAGCCTCAAA AGGAATGAATGTTGTTCCTTTTCTGGAACTCATTGGGTTACCAGACAGCATAGTGGATATTTTGAAAAATTCCCAAAGTGGAAACGCATTAACTGCATATGCCCTGTTTAAG ATTGCAACACCTGCCAGATACACTGTGACTTTGGGAGGAACATCCATTACTGTCAAGTATCTTCGTAGCCGTGGCTTCATGTCAACACCACCTCCGGTTAAAGAGTACTTACAAGACAGAATGGAGGAAACAAAGGAGCTTATTacagaaaaaatgggagaaacaaaagaaagactcACAGAAAAATTACAGGAAACCAAAGAAAAagtttcatttaagaaaaaagtGGAATAG